The region ACCGCCCAACACGAAATCAAGCGCGCGCTGGCCGCCGGCAAAACAATGTTGCAGCCAGTCTGCAAACTCGGTGCTGCTCAGCGGCTTGCCTTCAATATTCAAAACAATCGCGCGGGCTTCCGGACGCAAGGCTTGCCGAATGTCATTCCCTTCCGCCGCGACTGCTTCTGCGTCTGCCTTGCCTTTGCCGACACGATCTTTAATCTCGACGATTTCGAGATCGAGATAATGCTGCAAGCGTTGCGCATAATCATTTGCTGCCGCCACCCAATGCGATTCGCGCAATTTTCCCACAGCGATCAAGCGAATTTTCAGCGGAAAATGCGGCATCAGAGTTCAAAGCTTTCGCCCGGACGGAGAATCTCCACGCGCGCGCCCAATTTGGCAACGTTGGCTGAAAATTCCCGGGGATCGGCGGCAATGACATCGAACGTGTTGTAGTGCATCGGAATAACGATCTTCGGTTTGAGAAATTCAACCGCTTTGGCCGCGTCATGGATTCCCATGGTGTAATTGTCGCCGATCGGCAGCAGCGCGAGATCGATCGCATTCATCTCGCCGATCAGTTGCATGTCCAGGAACAACGCCGTGTCGCCGGC is a window of Cytophagia bacterium CHB2 DNA encoding:
- a CDS encoding 23S rRNA (pseudouridine(1915)-N(3))-methyltransferase RlmH is translated as MPHFPLKIRLIAVGKLRESHWVAAANDYAQRLQHYLDLEIVEIKDRVGKGKADAEAVAAEGNDIRQALRPEARAIVLNIEGKPLSSTEFADWLQHCFAGGQRALDFVLGGPLGLSAELIKRADVRLSLSTMTLPHELARIVLLEQLYRGCTILRGEKYHK
- a CDS encoding metal-dependent hydrolase, whose amino-acid sequence is AIAKRNNAMIIANHEIATFCGWQGAKAHGMSIGGGHNFPFGRVKLTIAHHGSGSETGDSFVYLGSPAGFLIYADSKVVYHAGDTALFLDMQLIGEMNAIDLALLPIGDNYTMGIHDAAKAVEFLKPKIVIPMHYNTFDVIAADPREFSANVAKLGARVEILRPGESFEL